A window from Electrophorus electricus isolate fEleEle1 chromosome 7, fEleEle1.pri, whole genome shotgun sequence encodes these proteins:
- the cfap54 gene encoding cilia- and flagella-associated protein 54 isoform X6: MDPLPASYYGQLDKSNPVISAFERDLKQFKSYMKRLLDSANFDHFSYSRGSVKLFDIWKKYKPRLPSPYYEEQLMQLADFLFQRKFYSLALWQGYRRYLHQICTASLESIKNVEHFKQSFFPEGFHTEGAKLTFCALQRECLCVFYLERERCRQPDYSGMQKLLSILAFLRIMMQAILPHESLCWLLYNGTLCIYEISRFLMSVSHSAQALDFLLWACVCLETSIPLLTPGLLPWRATLYCAVCACYYDEQAAVQAEVFARRALGKIRELEKLVEMSDSLPSAETQQAFKEATIKLAVMVFKRSVYEPRRKSKGIFKYKQKGNVREGHNGVWPRSLTERILMELFVGNAAQFLAVLEALRDTSRRPLPTGMSKEAEIQDVELELIMAGISILSGSGGSSDLVCNDSLPSSLSAITTTATATILELATAGENRISVDAAVTFVKLLFRYEQWDMFCTLSDSLVTVLSNMEGCPFQRDELELTLLRAAERVLSTHRVHLGTRDIMAEGQPDKDKFVGLVPMTDELLDLVQTLHACVCDTAQDMQPDGDLVLDIVLFVWEKCKLMFQRAQARPNDSVRYMGKMEYKDKWLQALSLLCGVASACHLADIDLVAVAEMTFRLVMALEASIESHPQSSTKTAEDHSLQSISAEKYTATCLMPQRSRAEHLEMACGVLERGLECVSRGRTVSLPCNASAICDNVFMQKFGGTHVELFESGQPEGTSTSCVSAFFMDLHVELLAFQHRVSLKLLDTYSDVESVEVRKRSVPAQGQPSETQSERTITECLLVEKIKKNKISKALFLAQKALLSYKKDTTNTGTKKFLEEAVGLMEKAEVEERRLNSASAPAEMGSDVAKGCRPPPPPVLLSRTNCSMTFTPAPYSLEGQVCWYRIYGREVEGVSLKVRIGDCHLPGTGEMIPSRGVCLLCVSGLEPNQKYLFAVAAYDAQGNLLGNTIGDTTRPLLASLPLPLLTTWAHLAQVAYQTGQYAVAKKACSELWSHFTLPSSPDPGAPQEPLEKHLEGLAQTRLRWETLQLSSPLLQQLFLSSIFVQTDIHIQEKALHCDSLADGSSFIWGQEARLAECERMLVAIDLALYLNESSDALQATVTCYSLLAPLIYYQIPSDAVIQVLLKCLVVLHEIAGVLRQKRPAAAMESLQHMVACITHYVAKGLRCMNEYRMALSVMDQGKELLQQMAESLLQPSKPAWVQQDGEEILQKKAANAHKVELCVQLNALEASVWKDKKMAVLLNDNGTTWNRAAVGSLGDDLSGQEDPAVLHMVIGCSSLKSAFRDVMKFKRKSRFIEFAALLLEKALLEDQLQLLPQWGQEILNWLKRRDEDLTVPKKPQGQSEKDSNNFTSSVIEYSTKKQKVGSVWCDKKTRELQKGHFSGPGVQISERGVMELMVRQLTPLVRRHRRRRRLRQISSEEWPWRCQLNLALARAHLGLLSNSLQARTGAPPQQCYSKMQLLSFSLARTGTLVKWKNTPQHIRAPQLNPPIPKPTFQPKGEPTLHKANDTSQGTENAGEESGEIEGENQLDSARTQLTNQSDSSEPSAPVIPATSHLVSQPLDILSKATVHLRRAMVLAHRGGQWTSLQWACGILWDQFCTMAVLVEQNQGSNTPDPFTLDQYYTVFTPLFALASDLLMDMGEKLQLWEVYNEGGEEVEARQQGGGASVDLCWLRSVVLHTLELLHYQAKWETLAHLALLYNCYTREHYAHVIIPVLVYAQKRLLERISHCGGPPAPQPHFTHTETVTGEKVTYRNYAGKQLLLHHHSSMEGWLRGGERDTAPEPLELAEVNRAMCVVRVPLDVQDTVQCLREMQLKGSYAHHAFQHSRTLLLLLLADTQHLEVPFCMEFSSGGRGRVEFDPVVITAPAIGPLDLSNRESSWMGSVWSSPLPPFQIQAVLASYGNSIKFLQANKYHALRVQALHDLGNLHFYSRNQKDAHSHWSKALDCALLTTGVLESWDGKSWGSSSSQHPLRHAGIRGCLQGAVLSAKIAQYVLTDNISQRTKCCLLSAKLFKTELIPGVELFSESDWSITGSVVSSIGFLCHWLYSSGHHLTALPLLALYQYIASNVCRDPYLTVSCRILKVKVLTELSLFAEAMTEIHSLMLGVDVPQSYRDCSRAEKDQYPQVQKFMNHKPLMDVCNLQVLEEVVNKRPSVDVLALYGPILTHRLLLAKIQLISAMCSTIHDLPEALASGTSWTSESSESQVKCSMTQRGSSTPDPPNAKSDQSPCSNPTMNSSKPEGLQLVSLLGETLTLGHVKALLLREASVQLSPQLLGLQNIHTDPEELELAVESRLLLSSLSLQWGQTAASADLAVSALRLLQDSPLFQRENPPPAPRNPLASVLKQSHERVKREQTLPEQPESAKGWWLRDVPAVVEAAERMGRCFWLRCRLAAVRSLTAHIPGTAIIPGLDSSMEADRLLKDGLAEAEAWGDPDTQALLLLQGVMLHFHCGKAPEESIAMLQEAVSLLSGRSALSLRSRLALAEATILLSERRGSSGQSLDLLAQRLLQQQLCALGECVILKTGGGLELPSNPGLMNIYNPQLPLLARTTMHLGLCIALQAMVNSLEEGEGPWKPWLAAQEVLECALAIAQASASRHHQLEADILYYKGMVGRVLMSLTTLQHQGVVESFLKSITLAHYHTHNLQLIHRCYVEMALIYLEQWQKSTATVAGPPAAPVPVPAPASSDKSQAWKRVRSTLNKNLTVGQSQLLLFWVCMRAATMTMEALTNCCQLCGFTGVTGVHIPLTSLKALPGFASNDLLHPCGGTEEPVQLCPSWTADTGNGADIGKKCQLTWVHLSRYYTHLLNLRHICTQPAAEQCVEGLLSVGGDPFLALRLNQLHTFFHHHLASYREKCVTPDPPAALILEPHVLQLSHTAKVCVRQPKQPLSDLYPWATVDTPQLRIQWHRPTLERRSPPPDTIVLVFGFNKAPLSAMHPSAVALADLEAGRRLISLDRLKALHGHLISACVEASVDSTVPVSLAPSRTASLDRGCGKASDKLTPCSPQQMLLEKTRHICNEIRSLLKPDLKFPPTTEVSSSRTPSILAHSLELHWPNLSTSGMEGIVAICSMVCLCPRRYLWR; encoded by the exons gatttaaaacagtttaaatcaTATATGAAGAGACTTCTAGACTCGGCAAACTTCGACCACTTCTCTTATTCTAGAGG GTCGGTGAAACTCTTTGATATatggaaaaaatacaaaccTCGTCTTCCGTCCCCCTATTACGAGGAACAACTGATGCAACTGGCAGATTTCCTTTTTCAAAGGAAA TTTTACAGCCTAGCGCTGTGGCAGGGATATAGGCGCTATCTTCATCAGATCTGTACTGCTAGCTTGGAGAGCATCAAGAATGTGGAACACTTCAAACAGTCCTTCTTTCCGGAAGGCTTTCATACTGAAGGAGCAAAGCTTACG TTCTGCGCTCTGCAAAGAGAATGCCTGTGTGTCTTCTACTTGGAGCGAGAGAGGTGCAGACAGCCAGATTATAGTGGCATGCAGAAGCTGCTTAGTATACTGGCGTTTCTGCGCATCATGATGCAAGCCATTCTGCCCCATGAGAGTTTATGCTGGTTACTATACAACG GCACTTTGTGTATATACGAGATAAGCAGGTTCCTGATGTCTGTGAGCCATTCTGCACAG GCTCTAGACTTCTTGCTgtgggcctgtgtgtgcctgGAGACCTCTATCCCTTTGCTGACACCAGGCTTACTGCCCTGGAGGGCAAcgctgtactgtgctgtatgTGCATGTTATTATGATGAGCAGGCTGCAGTTCAGGCCGAG GTTTTTGCAAGACGAGCTCTGGGTAAAATAAGGGAATTGGAGAAGCTGGTGGAGATGAGTGATTCACTACCGTCAGCTGAAACACAGCAAGCCTTTAAAGAAGCCACTATCAAA CTTGCAGTGATGGTATTTAAACGCTCTGTGTATGAACCTCGGAGGAAATCTAAAGGAATCTTCAAGTATAAACAAAAAGGCAATGTCAGGGAAGGTCATAAC gGTGTGTGGCCACGCTCGCTGACGGAGCGAATCCTGATGGAGCTTTTTGTGGGCAACGCCGCTCAGTTCCTGGCAGTGCTGGAAGCTCTGCGGGACACGTCCCGCAGGCCCCTGCCAACTGGCATGTCCAAAGAGGCCGAGATACAGGATGTGGAGCTCGAGCTCATAATGGCCGGCATCAGCATACTATCTG GAAGTGGAGGCTCTTCAGATCTCGTCTGTAATGACAGTTTGCCCTCCTCTTTAAGCGCCATCACTACTACTGCCACTGCCACAATTTTGGAGCTGGCCACAGCAG GAGAAAATCGGATCTCTGTGGATGCTGCAgtgacatttgtgaagctgttGTTCAGATACGAACAGTGGGATATGTTTTGTACCCTTTCAGACAGCCTTGTGACAGTACTGTCT AACATGGAGGGCTGTCCCTTCCAGAGGGATGAGCTGGAGCTTACCCTGCTCAGGGCCGCCGAGCGTGTCTTGTCCACTCACAGGGTCCACCTGGGTACCAGAGACATCATGGCTGAGGGTCAACCTG ATAAAGACAAGTTTGTGGGGCTAGTACCTATGACAGATGAGCTCCTGGATTTGGTCCAGAccctgcatgcgtgtgtctgtgacaCAGCCCAG gATATGCAGCCAGATGGGGACCTGGTGTTGGACATTGTGCTGTTTGTCTGGGAAAAATGTAAGCTCATGTTCCAAAGAGCTCAGGCAAGACCCAATGACTCAGTTCGCTACATGGGCAAGATGGAGTACAAAGACAAG TGGCTTCAGGCTCTGTCCCTACTGTGTGGGGTGGCCAGTGCCTGCCATTTGGCTGATATAGACCTAGTAGCGGTGGCTGAGATGACTTTCAGACTGGTCATGGCACTGGAGGCCAGCATAGAGTCCCATCCACAGTCTAGCACAAAGACAG CTGAAGACCACAGTCTGCAGTCCATCTCTGCAGAGAAATATACAGCTACATGTCTTATG CCCCAGAGGTCCCGGGCGGAGCATCTGGAGATGGCATGTGGTGTATTGGAGAGAGGCTTGGAGTGTGTGTCCAGAGGCAGGACAGTATCTCTCCCATGCAATGCTTCTGCCATCTGTGACAATGTCTTTATGCAG AAGTTTGGTGGCACACATGTGGAGCTTTTTGAAAGTGGACAGCCAGAGGGCACCAGCACTTCATGTGTCAGCGCCTTCTTCATGGACCTGCACGTCGAACTGTTGGCCTTCCAGCACAGAGTCTCCCTCAAGCTCCTAGATACCTACTCAG ATGTAGAGTCTGTTGAGGTGAGGAAGAGGTCAGTGCCTGCACAAGGCCAGCCCTCTGAGACACAGTCAGAGAGAACCATAACAG AGTGCCTGCTGGTAGAGAAGATCAAGAAGAACAAAATCTCCAAAGCTCTGTTCCTGGCTCAGAAGGCTTTACTTTCCTATAAGAAGGACACCACTAACACAGGCACCAAAAAGTTCCTTGAG GAGGCTGTGGGTTTAATGGAGAAAGCAGAAGTTGAGGAGAGGAGGTTGAATAGTGCTTCTGCTCCTGCGGAAATGGGGTCCGATGTAGCAAAGGGGTGtagaccccctccccctcctgtCTTACTCTCACGCACTAACTGCTCGATGACCTTCACCCCAGCACCGTACTCCCTGGAGGGGCAG GTTTGCTGGTACCGTATTTATGGTAGAGAAGTGGAGGGTGTCAGTTTGAAAGTGCGGATTGGAGACTGCCACCTACCTGGCACTGGTGAGATG ATTCCTTCTAGGGGTGTATGCTTGCTTTGTGTCAGCGGCCTGGAGCCCAACCAGAAGTACCTATTTGCTGTGGCAGCCTACGACGCTCAGGGAAACCTACTCGGCAACACCATCGGAGACACAACCAGGCCCCTGCTAGCCTCCCTGCCTTTACCTCTGTTGACAACCTGGGCCCATCTGGCTCAG GTGGCTTACCAAACAGGCCAGTATGCAGTAGCCAAAAAAGCCTGCAGTGAGCTGTGGAGCCACTTTACCTTGCCCTCAAGCCCGGATCCTGGTGCCCCACAAGAGCCATTAGAGAAACATCTTGAGGGGCTTGCTCAGACAAG GCTGCGCTGGGAAACCCTGCAGCTCTCCTCCCCTCTATTGCAGcagctttttctctcttccatctTCGTGCAGACTGACATCCACATCCAGGAGAAGGCGCTACACTGCGACTCCCTCGCTGATGGAAGCTCCTTCATCTGGGGACAG GAGGCCAGACTTGCAGAGTGTGAAAGAATGCTGGTGGCCATAGACCTGGCTCTGTATCTAAATGAGAGTAGCGACGCCCTGCAGGCCACGGTGACCTGCTACAGCCTCCTGGCCCCGCTTATCTACTATCAGATCCCATCCGATGCTGTGATTCAG GTCTTGTTGAAGTGTCTGGTGGTGCTGCACGAGATTGCAGGAGTGCTCAGGCAGAAACGACCTGCTGCTGCTATGGAGTCCCTGCAGCATATGGTGGCTTGCATCACACACTACGTAGCCAAG GGCTTGAGGTGCATGAATGAGTACCGCATGGCATTGTCAGTGATGGATCAGGGAAAAGAGCTCCTCCAGCAGATGGCAGAGAGCCTCCTGCAGCCATCCAAGCCTGCCTGGGTGCAGCAGGATGGG gagGAAATACTCCAGAAGAAGGCAGCAAATGCTCACAAGGTGGAGCTCTGTGTGCAGCTGAACGCTTTGGAGGCTAGTGTGTGGAAGGACAAGAAAATGGCGGTGTTGTTAAATGACAATGGCACAACCTGGAACAGAGCAG CAGTAGGTTCTCTGGGTGACGACCTCAGTGGACAAGAAGACCCCGCAGTTCTCCACATGGTGATTGGCTGTAGCTCTCTCAAGAGCGCCTTCAGGGATG TCATGAAGTTCAAACGGAAGTCTCGCTTCATAGAGTTTGCTGCACTGCTGCTGGAGAAGGCCCTGCTGGAGGATCAGCTCCAGCTGCTTCCCCAGTGGGGGCAGGAGATCCTCAACTGGCTGAAGAG GCGCGATGAAGATTTGACAGTCCCAAAGAAGCCCCAGGGGCAGTCAGAGAAAGATTCAAACAACTTTACATCATCTGTTATTGAGTACAGTACTAAA AAGCAGAAGGTGGGCAGTGTTTGGTGCGATAAGAAGACGAGAGAGTTGCAAAAGGGGCATTTTTCTGGACCAGGAGTCCAAATCTCTGAAAG AGGGGTGATGGAGCTCATGGTGAGGCAGCTCACTCCGCTGGTCAGGAGGCACCGGCGACGACGAAGGCTCAGGCAGATCTCCTCAGAGGAGTGGCCGTGGCGCTGCCAACTAAACCTGGCCCTGGCCCGTGCCCACCTGGGTCTGCTGAGCAACAGCCTGCAAGCCCGGACCGGAGCTCCTCCTCAGCAGTG TTATAGCAAGATGCAACTGCTGTCATTTTCCCTGGCACGTACTGGAACGCTGGTGAAATGGAAGAACACTCCCCAACACATCAGAGCTCCTCAGCTAAACCCCCCAATCCCAAAACCCACCTTTCAGCCCAAAGGTGAACCCACACTTCACAAAGCCAACGACACCAGCCAGG GAACTGAGAATGCTGGAGAGGAGTCTGGCGAGATTGAAGGCGAGAACCAGCTGGACTCGGCACGCACACAGCTGACCAACCAGTCAGACAGCAGTGAGCCGTCAGCGCCAGTCATACCTGCAACAAGCCACTTGGTCTCCCAGCCACTGGACATACTTTCCAAGGCCACAGTACACCTCAGGAGAGCTAtg GTGCTGGCCCACCGCGGAGGCCAGTGGACATCTCTGCAGTGGGCCTGTGGGATCCTGTGGGACCAGTTCTGCACCATGGCAGTGCTGGTGGAGCAAAACCAGGGCTCCAACACCCCTGACCCATTTACTCTGGACCAGTACTACACCGTGTTCACACCCCTGTTTGCACTGGCTTCTGACCTGCTCATGGACATGGGCGAGAAGCTTCAG ctgTGGGAAGTGTATAAtgagggaggtgaggaggtggaggccaGGCAGCAAGGAGGTGGGGCATCGGTGGACCTGTGCTGGCTGAGGAGCGTGGTGCTGCACACCCTGGAGCTCCTCCACTACCAGGCCAAGTGGGAAACTCTCGCCCACCTCGCCTTGCTCTACAACTGCTACACACG GGAGCACTACGCTCATGTGATAATCCCAGTGCTGGTGTATGCTCAAAAGAGACTGCTGGAAAGGATCAGCCACTGTGGTGGGCCTCCAGCGCCCCAGCCGCacttcactcacacagagacgGTCACTGGAGAGAAG GTCACATATAGGAACTATGCAGGCAAGCAGCTTCTCTTGCATCATCACTCCAGCATGGAGGGATGGCTtagggggggtgagagagacacGGCCCCCGAGCCTCTGGAACTGGCAG AGGTGAATAGGGCgatgtgtgtggtgcgtgtgccACTGGACGTCCAAGACACGGTGCAGTGCTTGCGAGAGATGCAGCTCAAAGGCTCTTACGCCCATCATGCTTTCCAGCACAGCCGCACGcttctgctgcttctgctggcCGACACGCAGCACC TGGAGGTGCCTTTCTGCATGGAGTTCTCCAGTGGTGGACGGGGCAGAGTGGAGTTCGACCCAGTAGTCATCACGGCACCGGCCATCGGTCCTCTAGACCTGTCCAACAGGGAGAGTAGCTGGATGGGCTCGGTGTGGAGCTCCCCACTGCCCCCCTTCCAAATCCAGGCTGTCCTCGCCTCATACGGCAACTCTATCA AATTCCTTCAGGCAAATAAGTACCATGCACTCCGGGTTCAAGCCCTACATGACCTTGGGAACCTGCATTTCTATAGCAGGAATCAAAA GGATGCTCATTCACACTGGAGCAAGGCTTTGGACTGCGCCCTGCTCACCACTGGTGTGCTGGAATCATGGGATGGCAAGTCATGGGGCAGCAGCTCCTCTCAACACCCCTTGAGGCATGCTGGGATACGGGGCTGTCTCCAGGGAGCTGTGCTGTCTGCCAAAATTGCTCA GTATGTTCTTACGGACAACATCAGCCAGCGAACAAAATGTTGTCTTCTTTCGGCCAAGCTCttcaag ACGGAGCTGATCCCTGGAGTAGAGCTCTTCTCCGAGTCGGACTGGAGCATCACTGGGAGCGTTGTGTCCAGCATTGGCTTCCTGTGCCACTGGCTCTACTCCTCAGGCCATCACCTCACa GCTCTTCCTTTGCTGGCTCTCTACCAGTACATAGCCAGTAATGTTTGTCGAGACCCATACCTCACTGTAAGCTGCAGAATACTGAAG GTGAAGGTGTTGACGGAGCTGAGCCTGTTTGCTGAGGCAATGACAGAGATCCACAGTCTCATGTTGGGAGTAGACGTCCCTCAGTCTTACCGTGAttgcagcagagcagagaaggaCCAG TATCCACAGGTGCAGAAGTTCATGAATCATAAACCTCTCATGGATGTTTGTAATCTCCAG GTTCTGGAGGAGGTGGTAAACAAAAGGCCCAGTGTAGATGTCCTAGCTCTGTATGGCCCCATCCTGACCCACCGTCTCCTCCTGGCCAAGATTCAACTCATCTCGGCCATGTGCAGCACTATTCACGACCTGCCAGAGGCCCTTGCTTCTGGCACCTCATGGACCTCAG AGTCATCAGAGAGTCAGGTGAAGTGCAGTATGACACAGAGGGGCTCGAGCACTCCTGATCCACCTAACGCCAAAAGTGATCAGTCTCCATGCAGTAACCCCACCATGAACAGCAGCAAGCCTGAAGGCCTGCAGTTAGTGTCTCTCCTGGGGGAGACACTTACCCTGGGCCATGTCAAG GCTTTGCTGCTCAGAGAGGCATCCGTCCAGCTGAGCCCCCAGCTGCTTGGCCTGCAGAACATCCACACGGACCCTGAGGAGCTGGAGCTAGCTGTGGAGTCCAGACTGCTCCTGTCCAGTCTCAGCCTGCAGTGGGGCCAAACTGCTGCCAG TGCGGACCTGGCGGTGTCTGCTCTCAGGCTGCTGCAGGACTCTCCTCTGTTCCAGCGCGAGAACCCCCCACCTGCTCCCCGGAACCCTCTAGCCTCTGTGCTCAAGCAGTCCCATGAAAGGGTCAAACGTGAGCAG ACGCTTCCGGAGCAGCCGGAGTCCGCTAAGGGTTGGTGGTTGCGGGATGTCCCGGCTGTGGTGGAGGCTGCCGAGCGCATGGGCCGCTGCTTCTGGCTGCGCTGCAGGCTGGCGGCTGTGCGCAGCCTCACTGCGCACATCCCTGGGACCGCCATCATCCCAG gtctGGACAGCAGCATGGAGGCGGATAGGCTACTGAAAGATGGCCTTGCTGAGGCTGAGGCCTGGGGAGACCCAGACACCCAGgccctgctgctcctgcagggGGTCATGTTGCACTTCCACTGTGGGAAAGCTCCAGAAGAGAGCATTGCCATGCTGCAG gaggcAGTAAGCCTGCTGTCTGGCCGTAGTGCTCTGTCTCTGCGCTCTCGTTTGGCTCTTGCTGAGGCCACCATTCTGCTGAGTGAGCGGAGAGGCTCGAGTGGCCAGTCACTGGACCTGCTTGCTCAGAGACTACTACAGCAGCAG CTGTGCGCTCTGGGGGAGTGTGTAATCTTGAAAACAGGGGGAGGCCTGGAACTGCCCTCCAATCCAGGTTTGATGAATATCTACAACCCacagctccctctgctggccagGACAACTATGCACCTGG GTCTCTGCATAGCCCTGCAGGCTATGGTGAACTCCCTCGAGGAGGGTGAGGGACCCTGGAAGCCCTGGCTGGCAGCTCAGGAGGTGCTAGAGTGCGCGCTCGCCATCGCCCAGGCCTCGGCCAGCCGCCACCACCAGCTGGAGGCTGACATCCTGTACTACAAGG GAATGGTGGGGAGAGTCCTAATGTCGCTGACGACACTCCAGCACCAGGGAGTGGTGGAGTCCTTCCTGAAGAGCATCACACTCGCTCATTATCACACCCATAATCTGCA GTTAATCCACAGATGCTATGTGGAAATGGCTCTGATATACCTGGAGCAGTGGCAGAAGAGCACTGCTACTGTAGCTGGGCCTCCAGCCGCTCCTGTGCCTGTTCCAGCACCCGCTAGTTCAGACAAG TCTCAAGCCTGGAAACGGGTGAGGTCTACTCTAAATAAAAACCTAACGGTGGGTCAGAGTCAGCTACTGCTCTTCTGGGTTTGTATGAGAGCAGCTACCATG ACCATGGAGGCTCTTACAAATTGTTGCCAGTTATGTGGCTTCACTGGTGTCACAGGTGTCCATATTCCTCTCACGTCACTAAAAGCTCTTCCTGGTTTTGCCTCCAATGACCTGCTGCATCCTTGTG GGGGGACAGAGGAGCCTGTGCAGCTTTGCCCCAGCTGGACTGCAGACACAGGTAACGGAGCGGACATCGGGAAAAAGTGCCAGCTCACCTGGGTGCACCTGTCACGCTACTACACACATCTGCTCAACCTGAGGCACATCTGCACACAGCCAG cagcagagcagtgtgtggaGGGGTTGCTGTCTGTAGGTGGTGACCCCTTTCTAGCTCTAAGATTGAATCAGCTGCACACCTTCTTTCACCACCACCTAGCCAGCTACAGAGAGAAGTGTGTTACACCTGATCCTCCAGCTGCCCTCATTCTGGAGCCCCATGTTCTACAG TTGTCCCACACTGCGAAGGTCTGTGTGCGTCAGCCCAAGCAGCCACTGTCGGACCTGTACCCCTGGGCCACGGTGGACACACCGCAGCTGCGCATCCAGTGGCATCGTCCCACTCTGGAGCGCCGCAGCCCACCACCCGACACG ATTGTGCTGGTCTTTGGGTTTAATAAAGCTCCACTGTCTGCTATGCATCCCAGCGCAGTGGCTCTTGCAGATTTAGAAGCTGGAAGGCGACTCATCTCTCTTGACAG GCTGAAAGCTCTTCATGGCCACCTGATCTCAGCATGTGTGGAGGCCAGTGTGGATTCAACAGTGCCTGTTTCATTGGCTCCCAGCAGAACCGCCTCCCTAGACCGTGGGTGTGGCAAGGCATCTGACAAACTCACCCCCTGCAGCCCCCAACAG ATGCTGCTGGAGAAGACCAGACATATCTGTAACGAGATAAGGAGTCTACTGAAGCCTGATCTAAAATTTCCTCCTACCACAGAGGTAAGCAGCAGCAGAACACCTAGCATACTGGCCCACAGCCTCGAGCTTCACTGGCCTAATCTCAGCACGAGTGGGATGGAAGGCATCGTGGCCATCTGCTCCATGGTGTGTCTGTGCCCCCGCAGGTACCTGTGGAGATGA